One part of the Pecten maximus chromosome 1, xPecMax1.1, whole genome shotgun sequence genome encodes these proteins:
- the LOC117324973 gene encoding 2-oxoglutarate and iron-dependent oxygenase domain-containing protein 3-like, giving the protein MTGKSSSPRKVPVPKRNGGKSSEKKDVPETSLTPLYISSISVAIFSVLYYMVTYQEGGLETFVPVGQTTDRKVHEVTCSKDYDKEPFQDCKPKRCARVVMDDLVTESEARHLRGVAERGLALGGGEGGASILDLHSGALSKGKSFVNVYKVLETMSETIFTEEDFRVYSNVKSRIHQAIAKEFGVKPSALFLTEPTFFSRMNTKPASTVHDEYWHAHIDKVTYGSFHYTSLLYLSSYGKEFSGGRFIFVDKDVNRTVEPRLGRVSFFTSGSENVHFVEKLIEGERFAITISFTCDPTQAISDPVLRTE; this is encoded by the exons ATGACCGGGAAATCGTCTTCGCCAAGGAAAGTTCCAGTGCCGAAAAGAAATGGCGG GAAATCATCAGAGAAGAAAGATGTCCCAGAGACCTCCCTCACACCTCTATACATATCTTCAATATCCGTGGCCATCTTTTCCGTGTTATATTACATGGTGACATACCAGGAGGGAGGGTTAGAAACATTTGTGCCAGTTGGGCAGACGACGGACAGAAAAGTACACGAGGTGACTTGCTCTAAGGACTACGACAAGGAACCTTTTCAAG ACTGTAAACCTAAACGGTGTGCACGAGTAGTCATGGATGACCTGGTGACAGAATCAGAAGCCAGACATCTGCGggg GGTAGCGGAGAGAGGTCTGGCATTGGGTGGAGGGGAAGGAGGA GCATCCATTTTGGATCTTCATTCAGGGGCACTGTCAAAGGGGAAATCGTTTGTCAACGTCTACAA GGTACTGGAAACAATGTCTGAAACTATATTCACCGAAGAGGATTTCCGTGTATATAG TAATGTGAAATCAAGAATCCATCAGGCCATTGCTAAAGAGTTTGGTGTAAAGCCGAGTGCATTGTTCCTTACCGAACCTACGTTTTTCTCTCGTATGAATACCAAACCAGCAAGTACGGTACACGATGAGTACTGGCATGCGCATATCGACAAG GTGACGTACGGATCATTCCACTATACGTCACTTCTATACCTGTCCAGTTATGGCAAGGAGTTCTCGGGCGGCAGGTTTATCTTCGTAGATAAGGACGTCAACCGAACAGTGGAGCCCAGACTTG GTCGAGTGTCATTTTTCACTTCCGGTTCAGAGAACGTCCACTTCGTGGAGAAGCTGATAGAGGGAGAGCGGTTTGCCATCACAATATCATTTACATGTGACCCTACCCAGGCGATTAGCGATCCGGTGTTACGAACAGAATAA
- the LOC117324982 gene encoding ras-associating and dilute domain-containing protein-like produces MESLTWQGGSVPVQYVDDGADSGCDLETSVFLEEHAIRRTIIYSGRNSKHSNSDDHSTTTELSTDHSSPGVLKIFGGTIVPGVEYKSVLASCRSTAPELVKQALERYGLSARLQDEYVLCDVVGRANAGSTRGLDTNNKVKRVPRWKRMCTRILSDKDRPLFLQKFWRPSDGFCRRYELRRKMEVIDSMGDDDTYGLNENARKISFSKLRPGAIPFFVPWTQSLDRLRDEYDLEGSSSSNSWTCNNNNQNDLMRSVSFDIKGQRPDVSFPNKASSDHVLAPISRPFLLTLRGYDVNKDSVFYILEGKTILVCCPDGAVVNKPCVTLSAPDIHTQHCHIHLKRSSYSHSSGPLHHNYCLEVECNLTSNIRVNGSAVVGRETVQAGDILSIGNYYVFLFKDFTAGSDIPSELPWISSSSDDMFSDSMCRKQNNTKRHPNIVHVPPLMLGSTTDDNISITTMESQGTEVQREKFRFAYSREKEDELVNAIGAVIRLDQTNFALAPAYLYSMCIQFSCVRFDPYQIRNLLLRILAAVRESAADISKALKGNKFNSGLVRSRRHPSVSEDFLREMLQWISNCVQLILYLRADNFRLPRTSVTRGSPLDHDVRTAFRDLATGLEEIVVFCFQQSIYTITKALYLLLPVLLDGNPFTEDYGSRHGVGKIIAIFDSVAGLVVSLRLHNDVIKQLFMYIFFFCSTSVFNRLFLKDAAEQYYCWTAGVRIKANLARLEEWAIRNNLDEEYEQLFERLLIVAEFLSTSKTLLEKYDWLTMKKQFQPLNEAQLYRLLSGYHADRHTMPENWHPSPEDVELALREDEVMLDLSGHPAFLLPTEGCDIDLMHPPDAGQFWALFKQLYAQFGLSEDESDIGPSPGNTPRFTGNFPKVELQKSFFCQTSSSRSRTMSPTRKVQFVADTDSSTPSTPRGQKTSKETSDTNKATAPVKPKRNLLKPNISSRQKDSPDKRLDMLINKTVSPTTTNGDVTDRSEPDSAVMDTSASPILMNKGNISAVSSETTEVKSEDPYSTRSSVNACRVSSPPPVPPRQPVAGSTTKTAGKRVQRSVSDRLGIPDIDQEDFMDRKHGSDISRRGYHTDDEEGKTSARSGYHTDGEQDQISVRNGYHTDGEQDRISVRSGYHTDGEVGMDRNGNDQNEDFCSKDLMLSVNKQILEAHKQHSEQALPVVQPRSPTNINIEERFDMSTSSRLSNNPVFSVNVRKGNQGLGLGLIDGLYTLLRLAGIYIRKVLPDSPAALSGSLHVGDRLLCVNGKSIVGADYQSAMRLIKASGENLTLLVAKGNRSIAGKISSTNC; encoded by the exons ATGGAATCCCTAACGTGGCAGGGAGGGTCAGTCCCGGTCCAGTACGTGGATGATGGGGCAGACAGTGGTTGTGACTTGGAAACGTCTGTGTTCCTAGAGGAGCATGCTATACGACGGACTATTATCTACTCCGGTAGAAATTCAAAGCACTCTAATAGCGATGATCACTCAACCACAACCGAACTCTCCACGGACCACTCGTCCCCGGGGGTACTGAAGATTTTCGGAGGGACTATCGTCCCTGGTGTGGAGTACAAAAGCGTGCTTGCTTCTTGTAGATCCACGGCGCCAGAATTGGTGAAGCAGGCGCTGGAAAGGTATGGTTTATCGGCCAGGCTACAAGATGAATATGTTTTATGTGATGTAGTCGGTCGGGCCAACGCTGGAAGTACTCGGGGACTGGATACAAACAACAAGGTCAAGCGAGTACCAAGGTGGAAGAGGATGTGCACGAGAATATTATCGGATAAAGACAGACCACTCTTTCTTCAGAAGTTTTGGCGGCCGTCTGATGGATTCTGTCGGAGATATGAACTTCGCAGGAAAATGGAAGTGATAGATTCGATGGGAGATGACGATACCTACGGATTAAATGAAAACGCAAGAAAAATCTCCTTTTCCAAGCTTAGGCCTGGTGCAATACCCTTCTTTGTTCCATGGACACAAAGCCTGGACAGGTTAAGGGATGAATATGATTTAGAAGGAAGTTCTTCATCTAACTCATGGACGTGTAATAATAACAACCAGAACGACCTGATGAGAAGTGTAAGCTTCGACATAAAAGGACAGCGACCAGACGTCTCCTTTCCTAATAAGGCTAGTTCGGATCACGTACTCGCTCCTATCTCTCGACCCTTCCTTTTGACCCTTAGGGGATACGATGTAAACAAAGACTCGGTTTTCTATATCTTGGAGGGAAAAACTATATTGGTTTGTTGCCCTGACGGTGCTGTTGTAAACAAGCCTTGTGTGACGCTCTCTGCGCCCGACATCCATACCCAGCACTGCCATATACACCTGAAACGGTCCTCATATTCACATTCATCGGGACCCCTCCATCACAACTACTGTCTTGAAGTTGAATGCAATTTGACTTCTAACATCCGAGTGAATGGTTCGGCCGTCGTTGGTAGGGAGACAGTGCAAGCAGGAGACATCCTTTCAATTGGCAATTATTATGTGTTCCTCTTTAAAGACTTCACAGCAGGAAGTGACATTCCATCAGAACTTCCTTGGATTTCATCATCGTCTGATGATATGTTTAGCGATAGTATGTGTCGGAAACAAAACAATACTAAACGTCATCCAAATATTGTCCATGTACCCCCGCTTATGCTTGGTTCTACCACAGATGACAATATCTCAATTACAACTATGGAGTCGCAAGGAACAGAGGTTCAACGAGAGAAGTTCCGATTCGCGTATTCGCGTGAGAAAGAGGACGAACTTGTTAACGCTATCGGTGCTGTTATACGACTCGACCAGACAAACTTTGCTCTCGCACCTGCGTATCTATATAGTATGTGCATCCAATTTTCATGTGTCCGGTTCGATCCGTACCAAATACGAAACTTGCTGCTGAGAATTCTCGCTGCCGTCAGAGAAAGCGCTGCG GATATCTCAAAAGCATTGAAGGGAAACAAATTCAACAG tggCCTGGTGAGAAGTAGACGCCACCCGTCCGTTAGTGAAGATTTCCTTCGGGAGATGCTTCAATGGATTTCCAACTGTGTTCAACTCATCCTTTACCTCAGGGCAGACAACTTTCGGTTACCCAGAACAAGTGTAACCCGTGGTAGCCCCCTTGACCACGATGTCCGGACGGCGTTCCGTGACCTTGCGACCGGCCTTGAAGAGATAGTTGTATTCTGCTTCCAACAGTCTATTTACACGATCACCAAG GCTCTGTACCTGTTACTTCCGGTGTTGTTGGACGGAAACCCCTTTACGGAGGATTACGGTAGTAGACACGGTGTTGGCAAGATTATCGCCATCTTTGACAGTGTAGCCGGATTAGTTGTCTCACTGCGGCTgcacaatgacgtcatcaaacaACTCTTTATGTACATATTCTTTTTCTGCAGTACATCAGTTTTCAACCGTCTTTTCCTTAAAG ATGCAGCTGAACAATACTACTGCTGGACGGCAGGCGTGCGCATCAAAGCCAACCTTGCTAGGCTCGAGGAATGGGCCATCAGAAACAACTTAGATGAAGAATATGAACAGCTTTTCGAGCGGTTGTTAATTGTAGCGGAATTCCTCTCGACGTCAAAAACTCTTCTTGAAAAG TATGATTGGCTTACAATGAAAAAGCAGTTCCAGCCCTTAAATGAGGCTCAGCTCTATCGTCTTCTTTCTGGTTACCATGCGGACAGGCATACTATGCCGGAAAACTGGCACCCTTCACCAGAGGATGTGGAACTTGCTCTTCGAGAAG ACGAAGTGATGCTTGATCTATCCGGTCACCCCGCATTCCTGCTTCCCACGGAGGGATGCGACATCGACCTAATGCATCCCCCGGATGCTGGACAGTTTTGGGCTCTCTTCAAACAACTGTATGCTCAGTTTGGTCTTTCAGAAG ATGAAAGTGACATTGGCCCTAGTCCTGGGAACACACCACGATTCACAGGCAACTTCCCAAAGGTCGAGCTGCAGAAATCCTTCTTTTGCCAGACCTCGTCTTCCAGATCTCGTACGATGTCCCCTACCCGGAAAGTCCAGTTTGTTGCCGACACCGACAGCAGTACACCATCAACTCCGAGAGGGCAAAAAACTTCAAAGGAAACCAGTGATACCAATAAAGCCACGGCACCAGTAAAGCCGAAACGAAACCTACTCAAACCAAATATCAGTTCTCGACAGAAAGACTCTCCAGATAAAAGACTCGATATGCTAATCAACAAAACAGTGTCCCCTACGACCACCAATGGCGACGTCACTGATCGATCTGAACCGGATTCTGCTGTCATGGATACAAGTGCAAGTCCAATTCTCATGAACAAGGGTAATATTTCTGCAGTATCAAGTGAAACAACTGAGGTTAAATCTGAAGACCCATATTCCACACGGAGCTCAGTAAATGCCTGTCGAGTCTCATCCCCACCACCAGTACCCCCACGGCAGCCAGTGGCCGGAAGTACTACTAAAACAGCGGGTAAGCGAGTTCAAAGGTCTGTTAGTGACAGATTGGGAATACCTGACATAGATCAGGAGGATTTCATGGACAGGAAACATGGATCCGATATCAGTAGGAGGGGATATCACACGGACGATGAGGAGGGGAAAACTTCTGCTAGAAGTGGTTATCATACGGATGGTGAGCAGGACCAAATCTCGGTCAGAAACGGATATCACACGGATGGTGAACAAGACCGAATCTCGGTCAGAAGTGGCTATCATACAGATGGTGAAGTTGGAATGGACAGGAACGGGAATGATCAAAACGAAGACTTCTGCTCGAAAGATCTGATGCTTTCTGTCAATAAGCAGATTTTGGAAGCCCACAAGCAACACTCAGAACAAGCCCTTCCTGTAGTACAGCCACGTTCTCCGACCAATATCA ATATAGAGGAACGTTTCGACATGTCTACTTCGTCTCGTCTGTCCAATAACCCTGTCTTCTCTGTCAATGTCCGAAAGGGTAACCAAGGCCTAGGTCTTGGTCTTATCGATGGATTG tacacacTACTGAGATTAGCCGGTATCTATATCCGGAAAGTCCTACCCGATAGTCCTGCAGCTCTGAGTGGAAGTCTGCACGTAGGGGATCGGCTTCTTTGCGTCAACGGCAAGAGCATCGTTGGAGCGGATTATcaaag TGCAATGCGTTTAATAAAGGCTTCCGGCGAAAATCTGACGTTGTTGGTGGCCAAAGGAAATCGTTCAATTGCTGGGAAAATATCCTCTACGAATTGCTGA